TGCGGTCGATCTGGAAAGGCTCGGTCGCCTTCGGTCTGGTGAACGTCCCGGTGAAGGTGTACAGCGCCACCGAGGACCACGACATCAAGTTCCATCAGGTGCACGCGGAGGACAACGGGCGCATCCGCTACAAGCGCACCTGCGAGGTGTGCGGCGAGGTGGTCGAGTACCGGGATATCGCGCGCGCTTACGAATCTGACGACGGGCAGACGGTGGTGATCACCGACGAGGACATCGCCACCCTGCCGGAGGAACGCAGCCGCGAGATCGAGGTGGTCGAGTTCGTTCCCGCCGAGCAGCTGGACCCGCTGATGTACGACAAGAGCTACTACCTGGAACCCGATTCCAAATCGTCGAAATCCTATGTGCTGCTGGCACAGACGCTGGCATCGACCGACCGGGTCGCCATCGTCCACTTCGCCCTGCGCAACAAGACGCGGCTGGCGGCGCTGCGGGTCAAGGATTTCAGCAAGCGGCAGGTCATGGTGGTGCACACCCTGCTGTGGCCCGACGAGATCCGCGACCCGGACTTTCCGGTGCTGGACAAGGAAGTCGAGATCAAACCCGCCGAACTGAAGATGGCCGGGCAGGTCGTGGAGTCGATGACCGACGATTTCCACCCCGAACAGTTCCACGACACCTATCAGGACGAGCTCCGCGAGCTGGTGACGGCCAAACTCGAGGGTGGCGAGGCCTTCACCACGGAGGAGCAGCCGGCCAACCTCGATGAGGCAGAGGATGTCTCGGACCTGCTGGCCAAACTCGAGGCCAGCGTGAAGGCCAGACAAGGCGATGGCGAGAAGCCGCCCGCGAAGAAAGCTGCCGCCAAGAAGGCCCCGGCGGCCAAAAAAGCCCCGGCCAAGAAGGCCGCCGCCAAGAACTAGCGGCGAGCATCCCGTTCCTCACCCCGGGACCGCCGGCTCGCGCCGTGGCCGAAACCTGCCTCGATGTGGCAGTCCCCGACAAATTAGAACGTGTTTCAGAAAGTGGTTCCGAAGCTTAGTCAGCCTTGCTACCGTGGCGCCGGAGAGAGAAACGAGGCAGGCATGATTCTGGACAGATTCCGGCTCGACGATCAGGTCGCGATGGTCACCGGAGCGGGACGCGGACTGGGCGCGGCGATCGCGGTCGCCTTCGCGGAAGCCGGTGCGGACGTGCTGATCGCGTCGCGTACGCAGGCTCAACTCGAGGAGGTCGCGGCACAGATCGCCGCCACCGGCCGCAGGGCTCATATCGTCGTGGCCGACCTCGCTCACCCCGAGGCCACCGCCGCGCTCGCGGAACAGGCGGTCGGCGCGTTCGGGAAACTAGACATCGTCGTGAACAACGTCGGCGGCACCATGCCCGGCCCGCTGTTGAACACCTCCACCCAAGACCTCAAGGATGCGTTCACGTTCAACGTCGGGACCGCACACGCGCTGACCCAGGCGGCCGTACCGCTCATGCTGGAGCACTCCGGCGGCGGGTCGATCATCAACATCACCTCGACGATGGGCCGGCTCGCCGGACGCGCGTTCGTCGCCTACGGCACCGCCAAGGCCGCCCTTGCCCACTACACCAGGCTGGCCGCGCTCGACCTGTGCCCGCGGATCCGGGTCAACGCCATCGCACCGGGATCGATCCTCACCTCGGCGCTGGACATCGTGGCCTCGAACGAGGCGTTGCGCGATCCGATGGAGAAGGCCACCCCGATGCGCCGGCTCGGGGATCCCGTCGATATTGCCGCTGCGGCAGTCTATTTGGCATCGCCGGCCGGTTCCTACCTGACGGGCAAGACCCTCGAGGTCGACGGCGGCCTCACTTTCCCGAACCTCGACCTGCCCATCCCGGATCTCTGAGGAGCACGCAAGAATGGCCATCAAAGTCGCCGCGATCGGCACCGGAAACGTCGGCAGGCACGCCCTGAGCCAGCTCATCACCGACCCGGCCTAC
Above is a window of Mycolicibacterium fluoranthenivorans DNA encoding:
- a CDS encoding Ku protein, which produces MRSIWKGSVAFGLVNVPVKVYSATEDHDIKFHQVHAEDNGRIRYKRTCEVCGEVVEYRDIARAYESDDGQTVVITDEDIATLPEERSREIEVVEFVPAEQLDPLMYDKSYYLEPDSKSSKSYVLLAQTLASTDRVAIVHFALRNKTRLAALRVKDFSKRQVMVVHTLLWPDEIRDPDFPVLDKEVEIKPAELKMAGQVVESMTDDFHPEQFHDTYQDELRELVTAKLEGGEAFTTEEQPANLDEAEDVSDLLAKLEASVKARQGDGEKPPAKKAAAKKAPAAKKAPAKKAAAKN
- a CDS encoding SDR family oxidoreductase, with the protein product MILDRFRLDDQVAMVTGAGRGLGAAIAVAFAEAGADVLIASRTQAQLEEVAAQIAATGRRAHIVVADLAHPEATAALAEQAVGAFGKLDIVVNNVGGTMPGPLLNTSTQDLKDAFTFNVGTAHALTQAAVPLMLEHSGGGSIINITSTMGRLAGRAFVAYGTAKAALAHYTRLAALDLCPRIRVNAIAPGSILTSALDIVASNEALRDPMEKATPMRRLGDPVDIAAAAVYLASPAGSYLTGKTLEVDGGLTFPNLDLPIPDL